Proteins from a single region of Phycisphaeraceae bacterium D3-23:
- a CDS encoding tetratricopeptide repeat protein, whose protein sequence is MPPPPMTVEPYHALTRQASLALNAGQPQQALAVLDQLVSRYPMKGAVHALRAEAMRMTGRLEPAYDEARIAVGLDPNSIVGHQALADAAWGIDRLSQAQQSYETILELEVDPGRLAQAWVRYALFMSYERAPRIAEKAAMKAIDIAPDQPDAWAALGMCQFRDRRADEAERSLNEALKRDPDSVHARWVLANIFRWTGQDDKAQAMAKLLEAQPEGAGFASEITEHLRKKRYTQGIEPA, encoded by the coding sequence ATGCCGCCGCCGCCCATGACCGTCGAGCCCTACCACGCCCTGACCCGCCAGGCCTCGCTGGCGCTCAACGCCGGCCAGCCGCAGCAGGCGTTGGCGGTGCTGGACCAGCTCGTGTCGCGGTACCCGATGAAGGGGGCGGTCCACGCCCTGCGGGCCGAGGCGATGCGGATGACGGGGCGGCTTGAGCCGGCCTACGACGAGGCGCGGATCGCGGTCGGGCTCGACCCCAACTCGATCGTCGGGCACCAGGCCCTGGCGGACGCGGCCTGGGGGATCGACCGGCTCAGCCAGGCCCAGCAGTCCTACGAAACGATCCTCGAACTCGAGGTCGACCCCGGCCGTCTCGCGCAGGCCTGGGTCCGGTACGCGCTGTTTATGTCGTACGAGCGCGCCCCGCGCATCGCGGAGAAGGCGGCGATGAAGGCCATCGACATCGCGCCCGACCAGCCCGACGCGTGGGCGGCGCTTGGCATGTGCCAGTTCCGCGACCGGCGGGCGGACGAGGCGGAGCGCTCGCTCAACGAGGCGCTGAAGCGCGACCCGGACTCGGTCCACGCGCGCTGGGTGCTCGCAAACATCTTCCGCTGGACGGGCCAGGACGACAAGGCCCAGGCGATGGCGAAGCTCCTGGAGGCCCAGCCCGAGGGGGCCGGCTTTGCGAGCGAGATCACCGAGCACCTGCGCAAGAAGCGCTACACGCAAGGTATCGAGCCGGCGTAG
- a CDS encoding OB-fold nucleic acid binding domain-containing protein, which yields MTKPTKTADPAHDADAPTASGLAKLVADRRAKLDKLRDEFGLDPYGHRVDGIVPLAAARDAYDETADTIFRAGENAVREAKKQDIPEDEWPTPVDERPTVRIAGRVMQHRVMGNLIFMSLRDETGDLQVAVSKKQVGQPWFKIAKQVDLSDLVAVTGPVGKTNTGEVTVWAQPTPAPGSAPPQAVPEERSDEGADQTPDPLSTAGLLFLTKSLAPPPGKHHGLTDPETRYRKRYVDLHTNPDVMRTMQLRIRIIDEMRDYLRARGFLEVETPMLQSMHGGAAARPFETHHNALDLPLTLRIAPELYLKRLLVGGMTKVFEINRNFRNEGISPRHNPEFTMLEAYEAYGSWETMADLVEDMVCTVAEKIFGTLIIEHGLPASAGSETPDDNADTTDPEYAKTPSRQDAKRTINLTRPWRRVSMADLVKEYTQKFPEPWVFDKETKLQDAAPAVWTYLWHQGASESVLELTPAEQLVEVYEKLIEPTLIDPCFVTRVPSVIIPLAKKCEDDPFFADVYELAINGVEISPGYSELNDPAVQEANFRTQVGDAAEQQLVDEDFLEALRVGMPPAGGMGLGIDRLVMMLTGAESIRDVLLFPLMKPQGEVAK from the coding sequence ATGACCAAGCCCACCAAGACCGCCGACCCCGCGCACGACGCCGACGCCCCCACCGCCTCGGGCCTCGCCAAGCTCGTCGCCGACCGTCGCGCCAAGCTCGACAAGCTCCGCGACGAGTTCGGCCTCGACCCCTACGGCCACCGGGTCGACGGCATCGTCCCCCTCGCCGCCGCACGCGACGCCTACGACGAAACCGCCGACACCATCTTCCGCGCCGGCGAGAACGCGGTGCGCGAAGCGAAGAAGCAGGACATCCCCGAAGACGAGTGGCCGACACCCGTGGACGAGCGGCCGACCGTGCGCATCGCGGGCCGGGTCATGCAGCACCGCGTCATGGGCAACCTGATCTTCATGTCCCTGCGCGACGAGACGGGCGACCTGCAGGTCGCCGTCAGCAAGAAGCAGGTCGGCCAGCCGTGGTTCAAGATCGCCAAGCAGGTCGACCTGTCCGACCTCGTCGCCGTCACCGGCCCCGTCGGCAAAACTAACACCGGCGAAGTCACCGTCTGGGCCCAACCGACTCCCGCCCCCGGAAGTGCCCCCCCCCAAGCCGTACCTGAGGAGCGCAGCGACGAAGGTGCGGATCAAACCCCCGATCCCCTGAGCACCGCCGGCCTCCTCTTCCTCACCAAGTCCCTCGCCCCCCCGCCCGGCAAGCACCACGGCCTGACCGACCCCGAAACCCGCTACCGCAAGCGCTACGTCGACCTCCACACCAACCCCGATGTCATGCGCACCATGCAGCTCCGCATCCGCATCATCGACGAAATGCGCGACTACCTCCGCGCCCGTGGCTTCCTCGAAGTCGAGACCCCCATGCTCCAGAGCATGCACGGCGGCGCGGCCGCGCGCCCCTTCGAGACCCACCACAACGCGCTCGACCTCCCCCTCACCCTCCGCATCGCCCCGGAACTCTATCTCAAGCGGCTCCTCGTGGGCGGCATGACCAAGGTCTTCGAGATCAACCGCAACTTCCGAAACGAAGGCATCAGCCCACGGCACAACCCCGAGTTCACGATGCTCGAGGCCTACGAGGCGTATGGGTCTTGGGAGACCATGGCCGACCTCGTCGAAGACATGGTCTGCACCGTCGCGGAAAAAATCTTCGGCACCCTCATCATCGAACACGGCCTGCCTGCTTCAGCAGGCAGTGAGACTCCCGACGATAACGCAGACACGACTGATCCCGAATACGCCAAGACGCCAAGTCGCCAAGACGCCAAGCGGACGATCAACCTGACAAGGCCGTGGCGGCGTGTGTCGATGGCGGACCTTGTTAAGGAATACACACAGAAGTTTCCTGAACCGTGGGTGTTTGATAAGGAAACAAAGCTACAGGATGCAGCTCCAGCCGTTTGGACTTACCTCTGGCATCAAGGTGCTAGTGAATCAGTACTAGAGTTGACCCCTGCCGAACAACTCGTTGAGGTCTACGAAAAGCTCATCGAGCCCACGCTCATCGACCCGTGTTTTGTCACCCGCGTCCCCAGTGTCATCATCCCGCTGGCCAAGAAGTGTGAAGACGACCCGTTCTTCGCGGACGTATATGAGCTGGCCATCAACGGTGTCGAGATCAGCCCGGGCTACTCCGAGCTCAACGACCCCGCCGTCCAAGAAGCCAACTTCCGCACGCAGGTCGGCGACGCGGCCGAGCAGCAGCTGGTGGACGAGGACTTCCTCGAAGCCCTCCGCGTCGGCATGCCTCCCGCCGGCGGGATGGGGCTGGGCATCGACCGGCTGGTGATGATGCTGACCGGCGCCGAGTCCATCCGCGACGTGCTCCTGTTCCCGCTGATGAAACCGCAGGGGGAAGTGGCCAAGTGA
- a CDS encoding GxxExxY protein: MSDAQPQSLAGNQRQDAKSPRRQEPGAALDALAHDVIGAAIEVHKTLGPGFPESIYEEALCHELTLRGIAFERQPVVRVAYKRHACGTGKMDILVDRRLVIELKAVEAVLPKHKAQAKANLVATGCRLALVINFHEAVLKDGLHRVVYTP; this comes from the coding sequence ATGAGTGATGCACAACCCCAGAGTTTGGCGGGGAATCAACGCCAAGACGCCAAGTCGCCAAGACGCCAAGAGCCGGGTGCAGCGCTGGATGCGCTCGCGCATGATGTCATCGGCGCAGCAATCGAAGTACATAAAACACTTGGGCCCGGCTTCCCAGAATCAATTTATGAAGAAGCGTTGTGCCATGAATTAACCTTGCGCGGGATCGCCTTCGAGCGTCAGCCCGTAGTTCGCGTCGCATACAAAAGACACGCTTGTGGCACGGGCAAGATGGACATCCTGGTGGATCGGCGGCTCGTGATTGAGCTCAAAGCGGTCGAAGCGGTCCTCCCCAAACACAAAGCCCAAGCCAAGGCCAACCTCGTTGCGACGGGTTGCCGACTCGCGCTTGTCATTAATTTTCATGAAGCCGTCCTGAAGGATGGCCTCCACCGCGTGGTGTATACCCCCTGA
- a CDS encoding ABC transporter ATP-binding protein, whose translation MTSTILHATNLKRTFTEAGRALAVLRGVDLSVTRGEWLSILGRSGSGKSTLLHLIGGLDRPTAGKVLFNGGTDITQLRGGKLDRYRNNHVGLVFQQYHLLPELSALENVLIGAMLGHGLLAWPGKRKAARDRALQLLERVGLKDRLTHRPNKLSGGERQRVAIARALINQPRLLLADEPTGNLDIDTSASIMDLFRDLHQDGQTLVMVTHDHAVAKKGDRTVTLTKGKLEK comes from the coding sequence ATGACGTCTACCATCCTCCACGCCACGAACCTCAAGCGCACCTTCACCGAGGCCGGCCGGGCGCTCGCCGTCCTCCGCGGGGTCGACCTCTCCGTCACCCGCGGCGAGTGGCTCTCCATCCTCGGCCGATCCGGCTCGGGCAAGTCCACCCTCCTCCACCTCATCGGCGGGCTCGACCGCCCCACCGCGGGCAAGGTCTTGTTCAACGGCGGCACCGACATCACCCAGCTCCGCGGCGGCAAGCTCGACCGCTACCGCAACAACCACGTCGGCCTCGTCTTCCAGCAGTACCACCTGCTGCCCGAACTCAGCGCCCTCGAAAACGTCCTCATCGGCGCGATGCTCGGCCACGGGCTCCTCGCCTGGCCCGGCAAGCGCAAAGCCGCACGCGACCGCGCGCTCCAGCTCCTCGAACGCGTCGGGCTCAAGGACCGCCTCACCCACCGCCCCAACAAGCTCTCGGGCGGCGAACGCCAACGCGTCGCCATCGCCCGCGCGCTCATCAACCAGCCCCGGCTGCTCCTGGCCGACGAGCCCACCGGCAACCTCGACATCGACACCTCCGCCTCCATCATGGACCTCTTCCGCGACCTGCACCAAGACGGCCAGACCCTCGTCATGGTCACCCACGACCACGCCGTCGCGAAGAAGGGCGACCGGACGGTGACGCTGACGAAGGGCAAGCTGGAGAAGTGA
- the gnd gene encoding decarboxylating NADP(+)-dependent phosphogluconate dehydrogenase — MPNATCDIGLIGLAVMGQNLVLNMADHGYSVAVYNRTTSTMEDFISDNKANEPSAERVLGFPELKDFVASIKRPRKIVLLVKSSAVLPTDRDAVDKVIDGLLPLLDEGDIIIDGGNSNWNATIRREKELSEKGFRFFGSGVSGGELGARFGPSLMPGGDETAWKELEPIWKSIAAKVDPTTGKPIERNDPNNPVTLDEGEPCTTYIGADGAGHYVKMVHNGIEYIDMQLICEAYFLMKHLLGMDPGEMSEVFGKWNEGDLDSFLMEITTDILQQRDPADPDQWFVDVVLDTAGQKGTGKWTSQNALDLGIPANAMAEAVFARCLSAIKDERVAASNILQGPSIPSNVGDKGELIDAIQQALYCSKIVSYAQGFQLMSEAQNEYGWDLNFGEIAKIFRGGCIIRARFLQKITEAYEQDPKLVNLLLNDYFKDAIHNGQAAWRKVIGLAVQYGIPVPAFGAALAYYDGYRTATLPANLLQAQRDYFGAHTYERTDQPRGHKFHVDWPEDGRPQLEV; from the coding sequence ATGCCTAACGCAACTTGTGATATCGGCCTCATCGGCCTGGCCGTCATGGGCCAGAACCTCGTCCTCAACATGGCGGACCACGGCTACAGCGTCGCGGTCTACAACCGCACGACGTCGACGATGGAAGACTTCATCAGCGACAACAAAGCCAACGAGCCCTCGGCCGAGCGTGTCCTCGGGTTCCCCGAGCTCAAGGACTTTGTCGCCTCGATCAAACGGCCACGCAAGATCGTGCTGCTGGTGAAGTCCTCGGCCGTCCTGCCAACAGATCGCGACGCGGTGGACAAGGTGATCGATGGGCTGCTCCCGCTGCTCGACGAAGGCGACATCATCATCGACGGCGGCAACTCGAACTGGAACGCCACCATCCGCCGGGAGAAGGAACTCAGCGAAAAAGGATTCCGATTCTTCGGCTCGGGCGTCTCGGGCGGCGAGCTGGGCGCGCGCTTCGGCCCATCGCTCATGCCCGGCGGCGACGAGACCGCGTGGAAAGAACTCGAGCCGATCTGGAAATCAATCGCCGCGAAGGTCGATCCCACCACCGGCAAACCGATCGAGCGCAACGACCCCAACAACCCCGTGACGCTGGATGAGGGCGAGCCGTGCACGACGTACATCGGCGCGGACGGCGCGGGCCACTACGTCAAGATGGTGCACAACGGGATCGAGTACATCGACATGCAGCTCATCTGCGAGGCGTACTTCCTGATGAAGCATCTGCTGGGCATGGACCCCGGCGAGATGTCCGAGGTCTTCGGCAAGTGGAACGAGGGCGACCTGGACAGCTTCCTCATGGAGATCACCACCGACATCCTGCAGCAGCGCGACCCCGCCGACCCGGACCAATGGTTCGTCGATGTCGTGCTCGATACGGCCGGTCAAAAGGGCACGGGTAAGTGGACCAGCCAGAACGCCCTGGACCTGGGCATCCCCGCCAACGCGATGGCCGAGGCGGTGTTCGCGCGCTGCCTGAGCGCGATCAAAGACGAACGCGTCGCAGCCAGCAATATCCTCCAGGGCCCATCGATCCCAAGCAACGTCGGGGACAAGGGCGAACTGATCGATGCGATCCAGCAGGCGCTGTACTGCTCCAAAATCGTCAGCTACGCCCAGGGCTTCCAGCTCATGTCCGAGGCGCAGAACGAGTACGGCTGGGACCTCAACTTCGGCGAGATCGCCAAGATCTTCCGCGGCGGCTGCATCATCCGCGCCCGCTTCCTGCAGAAGATCACCGAGGCCTACGAGCAGGACCCCAAGCTCGTGAACCTGCTGCTCAACGACTACTTCAAGGACGCGATCCACAACGGGCAGGCGGCCTGGCGCAAGGTCATCGGCCTGGCAGTGCAGTACGGCATCCCCGTCCCCGCGTTCGGCGCAGCGCTGGCCTACTACGACGGCTACCGCACCGCGACGCTGCCCGCGAACCTCTTGCAAGCCCAACGCGACTACTTCGGCGCCCACACCTACGAACGCACCGACCAGCCACGCGGGCATAAGTTCCATGTCGACTGGCCCGAAGACGGTCGGCCGCAGTTGGAGGTGTAA
- a CDS encoding gamma-glutamylcyclotransferase, with amino-acid sequence MTDGHTSIYIFGYGSLIHPGSANTTLGRSATPALFPTATLTYYARCWSYATSMRRSGAAEDDPARGVALNIVPDIQAHCNGVLIEVTPEELARLDDRETYYDRVDVSYQTLPDDLDQAAEAITVYTYVGQREKRRLPPGAFISTRYDAVVREGAALYGEDFAQAFVQTTRPHTLPIREAVYPNDPVK; translated from the coding sequence ATGACCGACGGCCACACATCCATCTACATCTTCGGCTACGGCTCGCTTATCCACCCCGGCAGCGCCAACACCACGCTCGGGCGATCGGCCACGCCCGCGCTCTTCCCCACCGCGACGCTCACCTACTACGCCCGGTGCTGGAGCTACGCGACATCGATGCGCCGCAGCGGCGCGGCCGAGGACGACCCGGCCCGCGGCGTCGCGCTCAACATCGTGCCTGACATCCAGGCCCACTGCAACGGCGTACTCATCGAGGTTACGCCCGAGGAGTTGGCGCGGCTCGATGACCGCGAGACGTACTACGACCGGGTCGATGTGTCTTACCAAACGTTGCCCGATGACCTCGACCAGGCCGCCGAGGCAATCACGGTCTACACCTACGTCGGCCAACGCGAGAAACGGCGGCTCCCGCCGGGCGCTTTTATATCCACACGCTACGACGCCGTCGTCCGCGAGGGCGCCGCGCTGTACGGAGAAGACTTCGCCCAGGCGTTCGTCCAGACCACCCGGCCCCACACCCTGCCGATCCGCGAGGCGGTCTACCCCAACGACCCCGTCAAGTGA
- a CDS encoding lamin tail domain-containing protein: MNNPKTRDLVLAACAAALLGGCATPTAAQIIISEIMYNPDSHEGGIGDNAPPNQTEWLEIYNTGDEAVSIAGWYLQDEDGQTVGLPTDASIAPGEAIVLIPGTQTDDDFRAAWETDDVKGFQVFALSGWAVGDDPMSNLANGPSATNEVLTLRDAEGEVVDEVNYDDEDAWPTDSPDGSSITLRPDQLDAEANDEGSAWARSAEGELGARQNTKTDDYNGTDTGSPGVVTAE; this comes from the coding sequence ATGAACAATCCAAAGACCCGTGACCTGGTGCTCGCCGCATGCGCCGCCGCCCTGCTTGGAGGGTGCGCGACACCGACCGCCGCGCAGATCATCATCAGCGAGATCATGTACAACCCCGACAGCCACGAGGGCGGCATCGGCGACAACGCGCCGCCCAACCAGACCGAGTGGCTCGAGATCTACAACACGGGCGACGAGGCCGTGTCGATCGCCGGGTGGTACCTGCAGGATGAGGACGGCCAAACCGTCGGCCTCCCGACCGACGCGTCGATCGCGCCGGGCGAGGCGATCGTCCTCATCCCCGGCACGCAGACCGACGACGACTTCCGCGCCGCCTGGGAGACGGATGATGTCAAGGGCTTCCAGGTCTTCGCACTGAGCGGCTGGGCCGTGGGCGACGACCCGATGAGCAACCTCGCCAACGGCCCAAGCGCCACCAACGAAGTCCTCACGCTCCGCGATGCGGAGGGCGAGGTGGTCGACGAAGTGAACTACGACGACGAGGACGCCTGGCCCACCGACAGCCCGGACGGCAGCAGCATCACGCTCCGGCCCGACCAGCTCGACGCCGAAGCCAACGACGAAGGCAGCGCCTGGGCCCGCTCCGCCGAGGGCGAACTGGGTGCGCGACAGAACACGAAAACCGACGACTACAACGGCACCGACACCGGCTCGCCGGGGGTGGTCACGGCGGAGTAA
- a CDS encoding sulfatase-like hydrolase/transferase → MPELFRRSGYHTVLIGKLSHTADGRVFAYDGSGDGRDELPNAWDELATPLGAWGRGWGVFFAYEGGAHREDGEGHRDLMQFTAEDDDDLPDGLMAAVAVEQLEALRDRGEPFFLGLGFFKPHLPFVATRGDWEAVQQWDIPPPTHAPRAASAYWHNSGEFYGYNVPWNKSRPLDEDAALQARRAYLACVRYTDRQVGRVLDALDELGLADNTIVVLWGDHGWFLGEGALWGKHAPLETALRSPLILRVPDLGGRSRFLGGGRSTDTLVTTTDLYPTLIDLCQTTFSETHYPLDGLSLAPVLTRRPAPHCAGMW, encoded by the coding sequence ATGCCCGAGCTCTTCCGGCGCAGCGGGTACCACACCGTGCTGATCGGTAAGCTGTCGCACACCGCCGATGGCCGGGTGTTCGCGTACGACGGCTCGGGCGACGGGCGCGACGAATTGCCCAACGCCTGGGACGAGCTCGCCACGCCGCTGGGCGCGTGGGGCCGTGGCTGGGGCGTCTTCTTCGCTTACGAGGGCGGCGCACACCGCGAGGATGGTGAAGGCCACCGTGACCTGATGCAGTTCACGGCCGAGGACGATGACGACCTGCCCGACGGGCTGATGGCGGCGGTGGCGGTCGAGCAGCTCGAAGCGCTGCGCGACCGCGGCGAGCCGTTCTTCCTCGGCTTGGGCTTCTTCAAGCCGCACCTGCCGTTCGTCGCGACGCGCGGGGACTGGGAAGCGGTCCAGCAGTGGGACATCCCGCCACCGACACACGCCCCGCGAGCGGCGAGCGCCTACTGGCACAACTCGGGCGAGTTCTACGGCTACAACGTCCCTTGGAACAAGTCGCGTCCGCTCGACGAAGACGCCGCGCTGCAGGCCCGCCGGGCGTACCTCGCTTGCGTGCGATACACCGATCGGCAGGTCGGGCGTGTGCTCGATGCGCTCGACGAGCTTGGCTTGGCCGACAATACAATCGTCGTGCTGTGGGGCGACCACGGCTGGTTCCTCGGCGAGGGCGCGCTGTGGGGCAAACACGCCCCGCTCGAAACCGCGCTGCGCAGCCCGCTGATTCTGCGTGTCCCCGACCTCGGTGGTCGCTCGCGCTTCCTCGGCGGCGGGCGATCGACCGACACGCTCGTCACAACAACCGACCTCTACCCGACGCTCATCGACCTGTGCCAGACCACGTTCAGCGAAACGCACTACCCGCTCGACGGCTTGTCGCTCGCGCCGGTCCTCACGCGGCGGCCCGCGCCGCACTGCGCGGGCATGTGGTGA
- a CDS encoding sulfatase-like hydrolase/transferase, whose amino-acid sequence MFFLVPHAEAQANDTNRFNVVFIAIDDLRPELGCYGVDYVETPNIDRLAAQGTLFQNHFVAVPTCGASRYALLTGRDPSSSGVRRGNAALYQGSTALAQDEQPGARSRCPSSSGAAGTTPC is encoded by the coding sequence ATGTTTTTTCTGGTTCCGCACGCCGAGGCGCAGGCCAACGACACCAACCGCTTCAACGTCGTCTTCATCGCGATCGATGACCTCCGGCCCGAGCTGGGGTGCTACGGCGTCGACTATGTCGAGACGCCGAACATCGACCGGCTCGCGGCGCAGGGCACGCTTTTCCAGAACCACTTCGTGGCGGTGCCGACGTGCGGGGCGTCGCGCTATGCGCTTCTGACCGGGCGCGACCCGTCGAGCTCGGGTGTCCGCCGCGGCAACGCCGCGCTCTACCAAGGCAGCACCGCGCTCGCGCAGGACGAACAACCCGGCGCGCGCAGTCGATGCCCGAGCTCTTCCGGCGCAGCGGGTACCACACCGTGCTGA